In Roseofilum reptotaenium CS-1145, the DNA window AGGTATAAATCAGTAAACACAAACCCATGATTAACCCCAAAGCTTCGATGGGGTGAGCCGATTTGAGAAAGACACTATCGGTTAAGAAATAGGGGTCTTTCAGAAACCTAAACCCCCGTTCTACTGATTGTTGTCCTTTTCAAGATTCAGTGCGTGAAATATATGTAGAGCAAGGGTTGTGGACTATTAGATAGCGTTAGCTTGCTTCAGTAGTGTCGGTTCGAATCCCTCCTAGCCCGTCTAACTCAAATCAACCCCATCGGCTCACTCGGTGTAGATCAGTAATTGAACTGGATCGCCCCAAGTGAGCTTTAGCTCTTTTTCGGCATTACCGCAATTAACGGCAATTTCTACCCAGCCATGACTACCGATGAGGGCGATCGCCTGACCAACGGGTAGATCGCTATAGGTTTGAGCGCCGACAATAATTTCTTCATTTAAAATCACCGACCAAGGAACCTCATTGACGGCTTCTCCAGGAATATTGGTAATTAGGTTACCAAAATGATCAATGGATTGGATTGCTCCTCGAATATACGGTTTCTCTTGGGTATAGAAGGGAAGGGGAAGGTTAACTAGGGTATGGGGATCGACGATCGCCTCTCCCAACTGCTTGATCGGCACTCCATTGGCTAAATGAGCGCCTACAGGAGCAAAAATATCCCGGCCGTGGAAGGTCGTGCTAGGATTAGCCGATCGCCAATAGTCAGGATTGGTTAGTTCGACAGCTTTGATCAGGGGATATTGGCTGAGAATGCCGCTAAATATGCCATTATCTGGCCCGACTAAAAACCCTTGGGGAAGTTCTAGGGCGATCGCCCGGCGATCTCCTCCCACTCCCGGATCGACGACAGCAACATGCACCGTATCATCGGGAAAATAGGGATAAGCATTCATCAGCGCAAACCGAGCAGCCGCTAAATTTTGCCTAGGTAAGTCATGGGTGAGATCGATCGCAGCGATCTGGGGATTAATTTGGGCGATCGCTCCTTTCATGACCCCCACATAAGGATCTTGAA includes these proteins:
- a CDS encoding SAM hydrolase/SAM-dependent halogenase family protein, coding for MPRILTLLTDFGLQDPYVGVMKGAIAQINPQIAAIDLTHDLPRQNLAAARFALMNAYPYFPDDTVHVAVVDPGVGGDRRAIALELPQGFLVGPDNGIFSGILSQYPLIKAVELTNPDYWRSANPSTTFHGRDIFAPVGAHLANGVPIKQLGEAIVDPHTLVNLPLPFYTQEKPYIRGAIQSIDHFGNLITNIPGEAVNEVPWSVILNEEIIVGAQTYSDLPVGQAIALIGSHGWVEIAVNCGNAEKELKLTWGDPVQLLIYTE